Below is a genomic region from Prunus persica cultivar Lovell chromosome G3, Prunus_persica_NCBIv2, whole genome shotgun sequence.
GCAAGCTTTGtgttgccttcggcacccccgtgcctagccacattgccttgcaacatgcaagctttgtgttaCACTCGGCATCCCCTTTGCCTTCGACACCCCAGTGCCTAGCCACATtgccttgcaacatgcaagctttgtgtcgcCTTCAGTACCCACCTGCCTAGGTACATCGCCTTGccacatgcaagctttgtgtcgccttcggtacccccgtgcctagccacatcaccttgcgacatgcaagctttgtgtcgcCTTCGGTACCCCCGTGCCCAGCCACATCGCCTTGCGACATGTAAGCTTTGTGTCGCCTTCGTCACCCCAGTGCCTAACCACATCGCTCTACGACACGCAAGCTTTGtgttgccttcggcacccccgtgcctagcCATATtgccttgcaacatgcaagctttgtgtcgcCTTTAGTACCCACGTGCCTAGGTACATCaccttgcaacatgcaagctttgtgtcgcCTTCGGCACCCACGTGCCTAGCCACATCGCCTTGctacatgcaagctttgtgtggCCTTCGTGCCTAGCCACATTGCtctgcgacatgcaagctttgtgtcgccttcggcacccccatGCCTAGCCATATTGCCTTGTAACATGCAAGCTTTATGTCACCTTCGGCATCCCCCTTGTcttcggcacccccgtgcctaAGCACATCGCCTTGcaaacatgcaagctttgtgtcacCTTCGGCACCCTTATGCCTAGGGACATTACCTTGCATCAAGCTTTGAGCCTTTGGCACCCCGTGCCCTTCGACATTTTATCTTgtgacatgcaagctttgtgcctttGGCACCCTCTTGCCAAGCCACATCttcttgcgacatgcaagctttgtgtcgccttcggcaccctcgtgcctagccACATCTTGtgttgccttcggcaccctcgtgcccaGCTACTTCACCCTACGACATGCAACTTTGTTCCTTCGGCAACCCTTTaaccttcggcaccctcgtgccgaGTTTTCTCCCTCCAATGTCCTTCTTACTCAGGGACTTGGGGGACTGTGGGTAGTGCACTATACAACTTGAAAAATGAACTGTGGTGTTGCTCGGTCAGTGCACTTAAAATTACAAGTCAATATGGCTACTGTTCGTACCGTAACTAACCGAGCAACTAGCTTGGCTAGATCATCCATGTGTCAAGCTTTGAGAGGTCATCACCTTACCCAAAGAAGCATTACAACAAGTCACAACTCTAAGCAAAGTAagaggagtcccacatcggaaaactACAAGAAGTGAAGACTACTCCTCATCTGTTAAAGAAGACCACTTTCCACTTAGAAAAAGGTCTTAAATCCTGACCCTCGGGCCTTGGACTCTTTTCTGGACCTCAGGACTGGGCTGGGCTTCTCActtgttatctttatatttgggtgCAACCccttgtacaaatgtaaacaaatattattatattgagAACATCCTTctccgtggacgtagcccatTCATTGAGGGCGAACTACGTATATCTCGTCTTCTTTGTATTTATAGCTTGCCCAAATCTTCACACACATGCTAAAGGTTCTCACCTTCACCCATCATCCACCATTCTACCTCTATCTAAGTTGACCCTTCcaaaaagagcatcaacaAATACTATAGCGGTATGCCATTTTGAGCAGCCTGACTTTGGTAAAGTTTTacactctttattttttgagttttcgttgcattacattttttttgttttcttgtacGACATTGAATTCATTTTAATTAGTGTTTACACCATAgtgaaccgagcagacccagcatcaaagcgactagcaccaaggcagccacgccttcatccctgccgaaggaagacacacttccgaggtgccagacacctgccaGAGCTCCCaactgccaaacctaatctccaggacacgtgtcgccaccacgacgacttgcacaaagtcccacattggaactttgtgcaaacctcttactttcacctccctataaatagggaacagtacccaagTAAAAAGGGTAACTACTTTctcacttttactgttactctgccaaagTTACCACTTATagctaacttaggcatcggagagccttcggtcggcaccacaccggtgtccgaagcttaacgactGCTTCTACCAttttgtcttctgcaggtCTCCCACCAGCctatttcaccaagggcctaAGCCTtcttccctgctgaagacTCCACATAtctcatcactaagttggactcaacattggccgggccattttgagcttCAACAGTTTGGTGCCGTCTGTGGGAAAAGACACTAGAATCCCCTCTTTCTCTATCAGCCCAGCTGGCTCCTTCACCCATCAGGCCCCGCCGCCTTTTCTTCACCCCACACTCCGCTATGCCGACCGAGGATAGCCGCGATACCCAGCACCATACCCCCCGCGATGGTACTTCCCGAAGGAAATCTCTGGGATATGCCACTCTCCAGGCAGAAGTGGAGCGCCTCCGCGACAGTATTACTAAAATGTCGGAGAAATACGAGAATCTTCATTGCAGGAATGTTGAGCTAGAACATGACTATCATGCTTTAAAGCGGAATTGGGAGAGGACTCACACCCCGGATGCCCAACAAGACCTCACCCAGAATGTTGGACATACCCAGCCAAATCAGCCAGTATATTCCAGCCACAGCGCCCCGGCCCAATCTAGGCTCAGCAAGTGTTAAGGCCACCTTCATCCAGAGCTAACCAAGTCGCGACTCCTTTGCATTCCCCCCCGACGGACCAGCCTCATGAACCAGTCAGGATCTACAGAGATTGCAGGGACCGCATCTTGGACCGTAAACCAGAGCCGATCCCTATTCCTGCTAACCTCGAAGATCCACGAGTGACACACCTGGGCCCCTCACCAGGCCCCGCCTGCTTACCCGACGAGGATGGCGTCGGGGACTCGGATAGCtgggaattttataatacaGAGGCCTGGCCAACTTACCACACCGAAGCGTCAGAAGATTGGGAACATTCCCCAGCCCCTGTCTGCCCACCCCCCAAGCCTTCGGCACCCGAAACTCTTCCTCATGCCGACCCGGCCATGAGGCTTCTCTTTGAAAAGGTCCGGCGTCTGGAGGACGAACAACATCGTAGCCATCAACCCCTCTGGACGAACAACATCGGGGCCCTTTACTGAACGTATCTTCCACTACCACCAGGAGAAAGATATCCAGCCGCTCCGCATCGCTTTCTACACTGGCACGAAGGACCCTCTCACCCATATCTACTCCTTCCAGTCTCCCTTGGGTGCAAAGGCCTCACTGACGAAGGCATGTGCCTCCTCTTCCCTTCCACCCTCAGCGGCGCGGCCCTAAACTGGTTCTATAGACTCCACCCCCGCACCATCAACTCATTCGACAGTCTCAAGCAGACCTTCTTGGATCATTTTATGATCCAGACTGATTGCCTATACTCCGCCGACGACTTGTATATGCTTCGGCAAGCTGAGGACGAACCCCTTCAGGAATATGCAGCCCGGTTCAGTCACGAATACTCCCGCTACCCAGAGACTGACGATCGCGCTGCCTTTGGGGCTTTTAAAAGTGGCTTCCTCGAGTCCAACTTTCGCTACCTGATTCATAGCAATAGTTGAAACACATATACAGAGCTATTGAAGCAGGCAGCGGTCCATGCCAAGGTTGAATACTTCAATTCCAAGCGTGGCCCAGCCGACCTGGCCCGTAACACTTTCGCTGACCCTCCATCTGTTTCAGCACCAGCTTCAGCCCCACCTCAGCATTCTGCCCCTGCCCCAAGTACCCTGGGCACCCAACAACCAAAATGGAAGGATAGCTACCAGCATCCCTTCAGCAATAACAAAACGTGGCAGACATGGCAACCACCACCAATCTAGTGGAGGCAACCCTCCCAAGACAGCTGATCGGGCCCCACTTCCATTCACAGCCAGGCCCAGGTTCGAGGTTTTTACCACTCTTAACACCACCTATGAGAATGTCCTGGTGCGTGAAGCTCTTATCATCCCCAAGCCACCCCTCGAGAAGACCATCCAGCAAGCCCATGCCAAACACGGGTGTCTTCTGTCGCTTTCATCAATTCAACGGCCATGACACCGAATCTTGTGTTGCGTTGTGCAACATAATTGAAGGGCTCATCCGTGAGGGAAAGTTGGACAACTATGTGCACAACCTAGCACCCCTGCCTAACCCTCACCAACGACAGATCAACATGATCTCCACCATCAGTGGTGGTCCTACCCTGGTTGGCACCTCCAACAACTCAATCAAACATTATGTCCGCTCCACCTATGCCCACCAGGTCTTCAACACCGAGCAGGGACGCTTGCCGAAGACCCAAAGGTCGGGCTGGGCTCCTATTACCTTCTGCGAGGAGGAAGAGCGTGGTGTTATCCTCCCCCATGATAATCCACTCATTATCCAGGCTGACATTTCTAATTTCGACGTTGGGCGTATCTTGGTGGACACTGGCAGCTCGGTCAGTGTGATGTTTGCTGACGCTTTCAATGAGCTCTAGGTCCCGCTCACTTACTCGACCGAAGCATCACACCCCTTGTGAGCTTCTCAGGTGATGTGGTCCAGCCCATTGGCAGCATTCATCTCCCTATATCTATTGGGGCCGCACCCCGGCGGGCGACGATCACTACCCCCTTCCTTATCGTTGACTATCCCACAGCATACAATGTCATCCTTGGAAGCCTCACCGTGGCCCAAATGAGGGCTTTTATTTCCACACATATGCTGCTGCTGAAGTTCCCTACACCTAATGGCACAGGCACAGTGCGCGGCAACATACTCGGTGCCCGAAGCTGCTATGCTTCAGCAGTCAAATCCACCAATCACCAACATAGGCGTGAGGCCCTCGCAGTAACAAAGGCCCCTGCCCCTCCTCACAGAACGACCTGAGGACCCAAAGGAGGAGTCTGTCACACAGCAGGCCGAACCTGTGGAAGACCTAGAGCTGGTTACTCTTCATGACGACATCCCGGATTGGCAAGTCCGGATCGGCACCTCTATCTCTCAAGAGCTTCGCTCTGACCTCGTCGCCTTCCTCCGCCTCAACTCCGAAGTCTTCGCATGGTCCTACaatgacatgcctggcatatCACCAAACATCATATCCCATAGGCTCAGCGTCAATTTTGCCGTTCGACCCGTTTGACAGAAGCTTCGCGCTTACGACCCCGAGCGCTATGAGGCCATGAGGGCGGAGGTGGATCGCTTGCGTAGTATCAGATTCATCAGGGAAGTTGACTACCCTACATGGCTGGCTAATGTTGTGATGGTCCGTAAACCAAGAAAGGGCTGGCGCATGTGTGTAGATTACACCAACCTTAATCGGGCCTACCCAAAGGATAGCTTCCCCCTACCTCGCATTGACCAGCTGGTCGACGCCACAGCTGGCCACGCCCTCCTtagcttcatggatgcttaCGCAGGATACAACCAGATCTTCATGCACCCCGAAGATCAAGCCCACACCTCCTTCATTACGGATCGTGGCCTCTACTGCTATAAGGTGATGCCCTTCTGCCTCAAGAACGCCGATGCTACTTATCAGCGTCTGGTAAACAGCCTCTTCGCCCCACTGATTGGCAACACCATGGAAGTATACGTTGATGACATGCTGGTCAAGAGTCGCACAGCTAACCAACACATCCCTAACCTCTCTGCCATGTTCACCATCTTGAAGCAGTACAAAATGAGGCtcaaccccaccaaatgtgcATTTGAGATGGCTTCCGGTAAATTCCTTGGCTTCATGATCAGCCAGAGGGGTATTGAGGCCAATCTAGAAAAGATCCAGGCCATCTTAGATATGACAATACCTAAGACGGTCAAGGATATCCAAAGCCTTACAGGGCGTGTCACAGCCCTGACCAGATTTATCTCCAAGGCCACTGACCGTTGCGCCCCAGTTTTTCAAGGCACTTAAGGGCAGCAAGCGAAGCATCACCTGGACTGCTGAATGTGACACGGCTTTCAGCGAGCTCAAGGAGTATATGGGCCGGGCCCCTTTATTGTCAACCCCTGAGCACGGAGACATCCTCGTGATTTATCTCTCTGTCTCAGTTTCAGCAGTTAGCTCTGTGCTCATCCGACCAAGGGATAACGCGGAGCACCCAGTGCATTATATTAGTAAGGCATTGCAGGATGCCAAGATCCGGTACCCAGACATTAAAAAACTGGCGTTCACCCTGGTCGTCTCGGCTAGACGTCTCCGACCATATTTCCAAGCTCACACCATCCATGTCCTaaccaaccaaccactccaacaGGTATTGCAGAAACCAGAAACCTCGGGGAGGCTCGTTAAGTGGGCCATTGAACTTGGTGAGTTTGATATTCACTACAAACCCCGCCCAGCTACAAAGAGCCAGGCCGTTGCTGACTTCTTATTCGAATTCACGTAACCCCCAAGCTTCAGCAGCTACCCAGCTCGTCACCGAACCCAATCCCCATCCGAGCCAAGTCAACACTGCCAGCAAAGGCACTTTTGACTTGACCCAGCCCCTATGGACTTTATTTGTGGATGGCTTTTCTAATGCCAAGGGGTGTAGGGCCGGCCTCATTCTCAGCTCCCCAGACAGGGTTGCCATTGAGTACGCCCTCcgcttcaaattccaagcctCCAACAATGAGGCCGAATATGAAGCACTCTTAACTGGTCTTCGACTGGCCAAAGAGATGGACGCCAAACAAATTCAGATATTCAGCGACTCACAGCTCGTCGTCCATCAGGTCAACCAGGACTTCACGGCCAAGGATGCCTCCATGACAGCTTACCTCCAGCACACCCAGCACTTGCATGCAACCTTCCACGCCCATTCTATAAACCAGGTACCACGCTCTGAGAACAGCCATGCCGACACGTTGGCCAGGTTAGCATCTGCCTTGGAGCAGGGCATAGGTCGCCACATCCACATCGAATTCTTGGACCAACCCAGCACACAAGCCCCACTTATCTGTACCATTGATCACAGCCCTACATGGATGGACCCCATCCTTCAGTTTTTGAAGAACCAAACACTACCGGCTAATTCTGCCGAGGCACGACGCGTTCGCCATCGCTCTGCCCGATACCTGATCATTAATGGTTCCCTATACAAGCGGGGGTTCAGCCTTCCTTACCTTCGATGGAAATCCATAAAGGCATCTGCGGCAACCACTCAGGCGCACGCTCACTGGCTGATGAGGCAATTCGCCAAGGATACTTCTGGCCTTTAGTCCACACTGACGCCCAGGCCTTCACCCAGAAATGTGACAAGTGTCAGAGATTCGCCAACATTCCACAACTCCCGGCTGAACCATTGACAGCCATGGTCAGTCCCTGGCCATTTGCCCAATGGGGACTGGACCTCATTGGGCCGATGCCTGAGGGCAAGGGCCAAGTCAAATACGCCTTTGCAACAACAGGGTGTTCTTCTCTCGGATAGCCTCCTGCAGCTCCGTCATCTTGCTCATGGCCATCTCATCATGCCTCTTCAGCCTCTGGATCTCTTTATCTGCCTTGGCCATGCTGACATACATCTcgccaaagacatgcaaaacaaaacaacatcaGTCAACCCAAACAAGAATGATCCGAACATATCCACAAACAAGGCTATAACTCACATAAGCAGAGGTGAGGATCGTCTTCTGGGCCCGATCTATATAGGAAGGGGCTGAGGTTCTCGCCAGAGCCTTGGGGTCACTCTTCACGCCTTCCAAAAAGACGTTAACCAGGGGCACCTCCTGCCGGTGCATGGCTAAGTTCACCTCCTTCTTCTGTTGACGTAGCTTGCCGAAGTCCACCTTCTCCACCCCTTCAGCAAAAATGTCCTCCATGCCGAAGGGGAGCTTCGACGGCGCCTGCGGATCAAAGGGTGGAAGTCTCGGCCCCGCCCCCATCACACGCTGATGAGCTTCCTCCAAGGCTTTCCTCTTTCCCAGCACGTCAGCAACTCGGCCCTCATCTTCATCTCTGGGGTGCTTCCCAGTACCCTTCTCGGCCTTCTTGGCCCGAGACTCCCTTAGCCACTTCTGCATCTCGGCATCATCAATATCCACTGCCACCTTCGTGCTCCCTCTTATAATACTCGCCActgtcaaaacaaaagaaaacgaacaaaaaaaaaaaactcagtcACAACCACAAGGGGCTCAGAAGACAACCAACAAAGGTGACCCAGGTACTTACTTCCTTGCAGTAGTCCAGACTCCAACAGATTCTTCTGGGTGACTAGGTTCCCGTACTCATGCTCGGTCTCTGATAGCTTTGCCCTCACCCACTCAACCTCGTCTTCCTGCTCCTTGGAGATAGGCCCCCACTTCACTGAACCTGCACCAAAGGTTAGATACTACTTAGCCATTTACATTGGCACAGGCAAAATAGAGAACCAAGAATGCgagcaaacaaacaaaacacaatcACACATCAAATAGTCTTAAGGGATGGGGCCAAGGACCTATAGACTGGAAGTGGGTAGGAATGTGTTAGGTAACGCTTTTCCCTGGCGGACACTCCCAGTCACCATAAACCATGCACCACCTGTTCCTCTAGGACTTCTGCGTAGTTGGCTTGTGACTAATAAAGTAGCCCCTCTCCTTCGCCTTTCGGCAATTGGTTTGTACCCAGCCAAAATTCCCCTGTTGCTTTGAAACCGAGTACAAATACATGAACTGCTCAAATGCTGGCTCCCCCAACCCAACCAACCACCAAGCGATATACATTCCATGgagaagaatccaaaagttgggattaTACTGCTCTGGCGCATACCCCAACTTCGCCAACATCATCTGCACCCACGGATGAAGGGGTAGTCTAAAGCCGTGCCGATACATATCCGTAAAAATCATCACGGAGCCATCCGAAGGATATCTAACTACATCAGCTGCAGTAGGTAACCTCAAGCCCACATAGGGTGGAACACAAAAGTCTGTCCGAAGCTGGGCCAACTTCGCTTCTGTAAGCGTATTCCGCCTCGCCAAAGGGACAGCAACCCGAATGTCTACTCCCTC
It encodes:
- the LOC109948079 gene encoding uncharacterized protein LOC109948079, whose product is MATTTNLVEATLPRQLIGPHFHSQPGPGSRFLPLLTPPMRMSWCVKLLSSPSHPSRRPSSKPMPNTGVFCRFHQFNGHDTESCVALCNIIEGLIREGKLDNYVHNLAPLPNPHQRQINMISTISGGPTLVGTSNNSIKHYVRSTYAHQVFNTEQGRLPKTQRSGWAPITFCEEEERGVILPHDNPLIIQADISNFDVGRILVDTGSSVSVMFADAFNEL